A single region of the Erythrobacter sp. HL-111 genome encodes:
- a CDS encoding DUF1501 domain-containing protein, whose protein sequence is MGQGIDRRGMLAGSLALGGASLAWPRMAFARVAGSRNLLFVLLRGAADGLALLAPVEDPGFPHLRERTLPDYADARRAEGFFAIHPALDAVGAAYERGEALFVHAAATAYRERSHFDGQNLIETGGTRPYGTKDGWLNRLVALHAEAHAKAPPRALAIAPTMPLALRGAAPASSYAPSALPQASGDFMGRVAQLYAGDPQLGALLAQAMETRAMAETNDLSNLRDARAAGELAATLMREEGGARIAMIELGGWDSHANQPFQFTRAARQLDALLGAYAAGMGSAWGETLVLVATEFGRTARFNGTNGTDHGTAGAAIALGGAVAGRRVIADWPGLGDGALHEGRDLAPTLALESVLAGAVAEHFALDPKTAMARLFPGRGAAPLAGLVRG, encoded by the coding sequence ATGGGACAGGGAATCGATCGCCGCGGGATGCTGGCCGGATCGCTCGCGCTGGGCGGCGCCAGCCTCGCATGGCCGCGCATGGCCTTCGCGCGCGTGGCGGGTTCGCGCAACTTGCTCTTCGTCCTGCTGCGCGGCGCGGCGGACGGGCTCGCCCTGCTCGCGCCGGTCGAGGACCCCGGTTTCCCGCACCTGCGCGAGCGGACGCTGCCCGATTACGCCGACGCCCGCCGGGCCGAGGGATTCTTCGCGATCCACCCGGCCCTCGATGCGGTCGGCGCGGCCTATGAACGCGGCGAGGCGCTGTTCGTCCACGCCGCCGCGACCGCCTATCGCGAGCGGTCGCATTTCGACGGGCAGAACCTGATCGAGACCGGCGGGACGCGGCCCTACGGGACTAAGGACGGCTGGCTCAACCGGCTGGTCGCGCTCCATGCCGAGGCGCACGCGAAAGCTCCGCCGCGCGCGCTCGCCATCGCGCCGACCATGCCGCTCGCCCTGCGCGGGGCCGCGCCCGCCTCGAGCTATGCGCCCTCCGCCCTGCCCCAGGCGAGCGGGGATTTCATGGGCCGGGTGGCGCAGCTCTATGCCGGCGATCCGCAATTGGGCGCGCTCCTCGCGCAGGCGATGGAGACGCGCGCCATGGCCGAAACGAACGACCTTTCGAACCTGCGCGATGCGAGGGCCGCGGGCGAGCTCGCGGCCACGCTGATGCGCGAGGAAGGCGGGGCGCGGATCGCGATGATCGAGCTGGGCGGGTGGGACAGCCACGCGAACCAGCCCTTCCAGTTCACCCGCGCCGCGCGCCAGCTCGACGCGCTGCTCGGCGCCTATGCCGCCGGCATGGGCAGCGCCTGGGGCGAAACGCTGGTCCTGGTCGCCACCGAATTCGGGCGCACGGCGCGCTTCAACGGGACGAACGGGACCGATCACGGCACGGCCGGCGCGGCGATCGCGCTGGGCGGGGCGGTGGCCGGGCGGCGGGTGATCGCCGACTGGCCGGGCCTTGGCGACGGCGCGCTCCACGAAGGGCGCGACCTTGCCCCGACCCTCGCGCTCGAAAGCGTGCTGGCGGGCGCCGTCGCGGAGCATTTCGCGCTCGATCCGAAGACGGCGATGGCGCGGCTCTTCCCCGGCCGCGGCGCCGCGCCGCTCGCCGGTCTGGTGCGCGGCTGA